A window of Pantoea agglomerans contains these coding sequences:
- the osmY gene encoding molecular chaperone OsmY, which yields MNKTKIAQTLMAVMVGSALLSGSAMADDSLTQKAQQSADNAGAKINSSMKKVDGFMDDSAVTAKAKAALVDDEAIKSTDISVKTHDGVVTLSGFVTSQDQAEKAVAVVKNVEGVKSVSDKLHVKDSKTQSMKGYAGDAATTSEIKAKLLADDIVPSRHVKVETTDGVVQLSGTVATKAQSDRAESIAKAIEGVKSVKNDLTVKS from the coding sequence TCCGCCCTGTTAAGCGGCAGCGCTATGGCTGACGACTCGCTGACGCAAAAAGCGCAGCAAAGCGCGGATAACGCCGGTGCGAAAATCAATAGTTCTATGAAAAAAGTCGATGGGTTTATGGACGACAGCGCCGTCACCGCAAAAGCGAAAGCTGCTCTGGTGGATGACGAAGCAATAAAAAGTACGGATATCTCCGTGAAAACCCACGACGGCGTAGTGACCCTGAGCGGTTTTGTTACCTCGCAGGATCAGGCTGAAAAAGCGGTCGCCGTGGTGAAAAACGTAGAGGGTGTTAAATCCGTCAGCGACAAACTGCACGTTAAAGACAGCAAAACACAAAGCATGAAGGGATATGCCGGTGATGCGGCAACGACAAGTGAAATTAAAGCTAAACTATTAGCAGATGACATCGTTCCGTCGCGTCACGTCAAGGTGGAAACCACTGACGGCGTGGTTCAGCTTTCAGGAACCGTCGCAACCAAAGCGCAGTCGGATCGCGCTGAAAGTATCGCGAAAGCGATTGAAGGTGTTAAAAGCGTTAAGAATGACCTGACTGTGAAGTCTTAA
- a CDS encoding patatin family protein yields MGIRIPVTLGAIEPLALSPFKAQKIALVCEGGGQRGIFTAGVLDEFQRARFNPFQLFIGTSAGAQNLSAFVCGQQGYARRVITRYTTSKLFFDPLRFVRGGNLIDLDWLIEVTQRELPLALDSAKLLFDSGREFYMCACRSDDYSPGYFAPTHANWHDLIKASSAIPGFYRLGVDLEGISYLDGGISDAIPVREAARRGADTIVVIRTVPSQMFYTPKWMKRMERWLNASALQPMINILHHHEASYREIQQFIEQPPGDLRIIEIYPPHVLASMALGSRVASLNQDYHLGRRCGRYFLATLGQWLSDAEPFGRYTTVTPPAPVANAPDNRPIMTPPVAGNDADYDEGSLA; encoded by the coding sequence GTGGGTATCCGGATCCCTGTAACGCTGGGCGCGATTGAGCCCTTAGCCTTGTCCCCGTTTAAAGCGCAAAAAATCGCCCTGGTGTGCGAAGGCGGTGGTCAGCGCGGCATTTTTACCGCAGGCGTGCTGGATGAGTTCCAGCGGGCCAGATTCAACCCCTTTCAGCTTTTTATCGGCACCTCAGCGGGCGCGCAGAATCTCTCCGCCTTTGTCTGCGGGCAGCAGGGCTACGCGCGGCGCGTGATCACCCGCTACACCACCAGCAAGCTCTTTTTCGATCCGCTGCGTTTCGTGCGCGGCGGCAACTTAATCGATCTCGACTGGCTGATAGAGGTGACCCAGCGCGAACTGCCGCTGGCGCTGGATAGCGCTAAGCTGCTGTTCGACAGCGGGCGCGAGTTCTATATGTGCGCCTGCCGCAGCGACGACTACTCCCCCGGCTACTTTGCGCCGACCCACGCCAACTGGCACGATCTGATTAAGGCGTCGAGCGCCATTCCCGGCTTTTACCGGCTCGGCGTCGATCTGGAAGGCATCAGCTACCTCGACGGCGGCATCAGCGATGCCATTCCGGTGCGCGAAGCGGCGCGTCGCGGCGCCGACACCATCGTGGTGATCCGCACCGTGCCGTCGCAGATGTTCTATACGCCAAAATGGATGAAGCGCATGGAGCGCTGGCTCAACGCCAGCGCGCTGCAGCCGATGATTAATATCCTGCATCACCATGAAGCGAGCTATCGCGAGATTCAGCAGTTTATCGAGCAGCCGCCCGGCGACCTGCGCATTATCGAAATCTATCCGCCGCATGTGCTGGCGAGCATGGCGCTGGGCAGTCGCGTCGCGTCGTTAAATCAGGATTATCATCTGGGACGGCGCTGTGGCCGCTACTTCCTCGCCACGCTGGGGCAGTGGCTCAGCGACGCCGAGCCGTTCGGGCGCTATACCACCGTTACGCCGCCCGCGCCTGTGGCCAACGCGCCTGACAACCGGCCGATTATGACGCCGCCGGTGGCGGGCAACGACGCAGACTATGATGAAGGTTCGCTGGCATGA
- a CDS encoding DUF1328 domain-containing protein — protein sequence MFRWGIIFLVIALIAAALGFGGLAGTAAWAAKVVFVVGIILFLVSLFTGRKRL from the coding sequence ATGTTTCGTTGGGGTATTATTTTTCTGGTAATTGCACTGATCGCGGCGGCGTTAGGATTTGGCGGCCTGGCCGGTACGGCAGCATGGGCGGCTAAAGTTGTCTTCGTCGTTGGTATTATCCTGTTCCTCGTGAGCCTGTTTACCGGCCGCAAACGACTCTGA